A region of the Scatophagus argus isolate fScaArg1 chromosome 6, fScaArg1.pri, whole genome shotgun sequence genome:
GGTGGCTGAAGACCAGTCAAAAGTAATGTGTCAAAGAAAAAACGTCCTGCTCTTTAACTATTCAAGAAATGTTAACTGAttgaaaaataagattttttctGTGCCTTTGTGAAGGGCAAAAGCCTCAGTGAGATACTGGCACTCCTCCTGGATGGATGGCTCCAGGCTCTTTTTGCCAACACCAAAGTTTCGGAGTGTGTGGAGAGCaaatctcctctgctgcttccaTGGATTGCCATTTGACATTACCAGACCTTtgggaaacacaacacagcatcaGACCAGAAGCAATTGGAAAATGTATAACTAAGTACTGGCTAAATGCTGCTAATATGCCCAATATGGTGTCATcgacaccccccaccccctgaccactcacacacacacatacacataaacactaCCTTTATTCCCAATTATACGTTCAAAAAGTGGTACGACGGGTCGGTCTGCGAAGTCCTCTCCTCTTTGGACCAGGGCCTCTCTCACATGCTTGTAACCATTAATGACCACAATCCTTCCACCAAAGAGACGAAGGCTGAAAATCTTTCCATATTTCTCtgcaaactaaacacacacagacacaaaaaaaactcacaaatgCCCTCAATGCCCTTTTCTTACATTATCAATGTTCATGAGTTTAGCACAACTTGAGGAGAACAAaatagaaaggaaaagaagagcaCTGAAGGCACTGAAATAATAGGCACTGGGATAGGCACTTTGTCTTTCTCACCTGCGCCACCTGGCGGCTCTGTATAACCTACAGTCTATCAACAAAGTTAACTATCCCATTCGCTGATTTGACGTTACATTTGGCTGTAACAGTACGAGACGTTTCAGCAGACCACATGTTATCATGCTGAACAGCTACAGTCtcatgaaatgtcaaaatatcaGACACCATTTCACCTGTAATGTCAGGACTGTTACcttaatatttcattcagtgaGCTTGAACCCTCTGCATAATGTCTTAACAAAGAAGAGGACTGAAACCACGGATGCGGGGGGACATGTGTCTATGGTTTTGGTCCCCTGCACTTTTTACCGTCCAATAACAATGTTACGCTGTAGTAAACAAAGACGCATCAAGCTCTAGGACCAAGCGGAAAACGGGAGCTCAAGCTGAAGCCTGTTTCCTTTAGTTTAGACCGCCCACAAGCTCCTCGATTGgctctgctgtttcctgtgtgaTTGGCTGTCACTCCACCTTGCTTGCACACCAGTCTGCGGTCAAGAGTCCTTGTTAATCTACTGCTACTGTAAATTGGGCGTTTGCTCTGCCTGGCCTGGGTCACGTCAGCTAGAAGGATTGTAAAATCAGaggtttcatttacattaacgTTTAAATcggtgtccatgtgtgtgtgtgtgcgtgtgtgtgtgtgtatgcgtgtttgGTTATTAGACGCAACCAGGAtgtctaaaaaaagaaaagtggacaTAAGAGACTTCTTTAGAAGTCAaagtgtaggttagtcaaagAAATGCGTTACACCCatcctgcaacaccttcacGGGCTCCAATAAATCAGCATATCCACTTCAagatcctcctcatcatttACAAAGCTCCCAATAATCTTGTAAAGTGTATTAGTTTTATTGATTagagttttattaaaaatacgTTCGTGCCCCCCTAcctctgaaatcaaaatttcatCGAGGTGGGTTAAATGTACCGTGATTGTTTCGttaatgaaaattaatgttGAGAGGCTGGTTGTGTCGGGACGTGAAACGGTGAAGTgtacattatttatttcagaatgtACTGTTATCTATAGTATATGGAAAATGAACATAAATCACCGTCCATAGAGATAGTCTTGGGTTGTTTAAGGTAATGAACATTTGGCGTCACTGACCTGGGTTTGTTTCTGAATGTGTGGTGTCTGACATACCTCCTTGAACTGCAGGTGTAGTCTGGAGGGGTCGATGCGATGCAGGTCACCAACAAAAGGAAGACCCCACGGACCAGGAGGAAAGTTTGACGGCACTCTGTTCCTCAAAACATCAGCCAgtaacaggaaaacacagagaaatagCAAAATACTCGTGCCGTCCATCCACTCCAGTCCGAATACACTGAATATTGTCTCCATTGCGTTTGCTAACTTTACTCGCTTATTTCCTGAACAACCTCTGCCGCACGGCCTTGTGCGAAAGGAGCAAAGTCAGATAAAGGCAGATAATGCCAGacatgtctttttatttatcaaGGCGTGCctaaacttcaaaataaaacctaacACATACGCACACTGGCACTGGCGGAAGTGGTACAGAATAGTCCATTTTCATTGATTATTACCATAGAGGCATTCATGTGTCAGAGTTACTTAAATGTTGAATTGATTAGATAATTGTAACGACTTTATGTTGTTGAGGAGCTGCAGTCTATCAAACGTTTTAATTTGTTGGCTGTGTAGAAGAGCTTGAGTTGGGGCTACTGGACTCTAGTTTACAAGCGgagacgtttcacctctcagcCAAGAGGTTTGCTCAGTTCTGATTAAGTGGTCGGGAGTCCCTccctcagacagaaactggttcATCCTAAGGACATGGGATGTATCCTTTTTACAAAGGATACTTTGGTAAAATCTCCTCAAGCCAAACTAAGCAATGACGTATATGCGTTCCAGTGTAGTGAGGACTGCAATGACCTGTCAACAACCCGTCTATAACATGCAGCGCATGTGTATTCAACAACCAGATGGAAGAGTGGAAGAGTACAGCCACTGTTTTTTCCACTTCAGAGGTCCTCAGAGGCCACCGCCGGTGTTACATAACCTTTCTTGTTTGGActttctttcctgtctcctcCACCCCTCACCCAGATAGTGCGAGAAGCACCAGAGCAAACTGTATTTTTGCAGAGGACTTCTTGAGGCTTCTTATActttaaatatgatttttcaAGCATTTTTTGAGTATATGGACTTCACTAGTTGGCTGTTGTTTAGTTTTGTGTTGTTAATTTTGACTGATGTGGTCAAAAACTGGAGGCCATCCAACTTTCCACCTGGACCATGGGCTGTGCCTTTTCTGGGGAATGTCTTCACAGGAGTTGACTTCAAGACAATGGATAAGGTGAGTAGAGTGGATTAGAGCAAAGTTGATCTTTCATAGCCGAGGGTAAATTTGCCTCATGAAAAGTGGCCTTGCCAACATAACGAGCAAAGGAATAACAATAAATACACGATAACATCACCAACTGTGTATTTGATATCAGTGCAAATTAGTGAATTTTTTAGCTATAAAAGCATTTTGACCACTGGAACTTAAGTGACTTTTCAAACCATCATGAAACAATTTCTCAGTTCAAAATATGccccgccccccccccaaaaaaaacactgcaggtcaATACATTGAAAATATTTAGTGTTTAGTGTGCCAAAGAGATCAGTTCCAAAAACCATGAAAGCATacatcaaacaaagacaaactgcatCGTCGCAGAGGACATAACAGCCTTACCGACAATAACAACAGAGTGAGACCAGCCTTTTGCAGCTGTGGCTGCAAAGGGAAATTACTCGCATTTACTCAAAGGTGTTTATGCAATTGTCCACCCTTTAAGTATTTTATCTGACAAAAGCTGCCTATTTCCATTCATATACTGAAATAATAGCTACAGCTACTActgacttgtttttaaatgcagcttGCCCATGAGTATGGTCCAGTGTTTAGCTTGAGAAGAGGCAGCGACAGGATGGTGTTTATTTCAGGATACAAGATGGTCAAAGAGGCCCTTGTTAACCAGCTGGACAGTTTTGCTGATCGTCCTGTGGTTCCTCTCTTCCACGCCGTCTTCAAGGGTCTCGGTGAGGTCATGAGAGCATGAATGTACAGCACCACACATGTCTTTTACTGTATCAAGCTCTTTCCTCAGGGTAATACTGActctctttatgttttgttgaaaCATTTAACCAGAACCACAACTAAGACAGCCAGTTCACAAGTGATAAACTATTTTGTTGATGCTAAATATGTATAGTgctaatgttttgcttttacatttttgtcacttcctgcaAAGTATACACCAAACTGAGCATAGTAGAAATTAGTGACagtaattgttttatttcagcataGGTGCTCATAAGTCATAGAATTACACAGCACGTTTTATTCTGAAAGTACACTTACGAATCTTTGTCAAGAGCCTGTTTGCTTTATAATTATATATAGCATTTCACAGGCATAGCTTTGAGCAATGGTTACCtgtggaggaagcagaggaagttTGCCAACACTCACCTGCGTTACTTTGGAGAGGGACAGACTTCACTGGAAAAATACATCGAAGTAGAAAGCAACTTCTTGTGTGAAGCTTTCAAAGACGAACAAGGCAAGTAGATTATAGAGATTTAAGTGCTAGTTCAAATGACTTCAAATGACTGCAAAATTACTGGCAACAATGCACTGCGATCAGGTCACAGTTGGTGACGTGTGATAAATGAAGTGGTGTTGCATCCTGATATGACTGAACTGAATTCACCACAGGAAGACCATTCAATCCACACTACATCATAACGAATGGAGTGTCAAACGtcatctcctctgtcctcttcgCACATCGCTTTGAATACAGCGATCAAACTTTTCGTAAGATTCTGGAGTTGGACAATGAGGCCATTGTGCTGGCTGGCTCTGCACTGACTCAGGTAATTTCTGATCTGCCTCTACTATCATAtaatcacaaaacaaactggaaCTATTACTGATCTGAGAGTTGGATTTTGTCGGTAGCTGTACGATGCCTTTCCTGGCTTGATGCAGTACCTTCCAGGACCTCATCAGACTGTCCATGCCAACTATGAGGAGATCATGACTTTCCTGAAAAAGGAAGTAGAGAAGCACCAGGAGGAGTGGAACCCTGATGATCCTCGTGATTATATCGATGTATACCTGGCAGAGATGGAAAAAGTAATTTTTCAGCCTTCATTGATGTTATATGCAACAtatgtgcttttcctgctatggCAAAGCAAAAACATCTACTGAGAAAAAGGCTAAATAggtcaaatgaaatcaaatttgtCAATGCTCATATCAGGCCATTGAAAATTTTCAGAAAGTTTTGCATGACTTAGAATTTTTACCAGCTATATCATCACATTTCATGGCTAAGAGATCTTATTAATGGTAAATCTGTCTGACCTAGACGAGATAGAAAAAAATTCCAAATCTTTTTGCTAAACAAGGTTTCTTGTTCTTGGTTTAGTATCATAAGATGTTCAAAGTTAGTTTTAACTGTTTACCAGTCATGACATGTCCCTATTCTTCAAGACACGGATCTGtctaaaacttaaaaatgtctACATACGTGCCACCTAATGCAGTCATGATGAAAGAGTTTCAGCGAGACATGCTTGAGATGGCAGTGGTTATGTGAGCACATTCACTCGATTGAAGTACTGTGAAAGAAAGTCCAATGAAAGCATGATTCTATGTACAATGTCATAATATAAGTGTTTTCAAACTCCAGAAAAAGGAGGATCCCCAAGCTGGTTTCAATATTGAAACTCTGCTGGTTTGTACCCTGGACCTGATTGAAGCTGGAACAGAGACAACGTCCACCACTTTACGCTGGGGCCTTATATTCATGTTGCACTATCCAGAGATACAGGGTTGGTATCCCATCAGTCACAACAGCACGGAAATATTCTCACACAGATGGTTTTGCACAATTTAACTGTATAATGTTGAGCTACCTTGCGGCAcggtggtacagtggttagcacgGTTGCCTCACAACAAGACGGTTCCAGGTTCCTAATCtcagtctgggtccttctgtgtggagtttgcatgttcactctgtgcctgcgtgggttttctctgggttctccagcttcccccagcaatcccaaaaacatgcacgttatGTTAATTGGCTACCCTACattacccctaggtgtgagtgtgtgtgtgtgtgtgtggttgtctatctttgtgtgtcagccctacAATTCCAGGGGTGTACCTGCCTTTCACcagtagtcagctgggataggctccagccccactcccccacgaccctgactGATAAGTgacatagaaaatggatggatggatgttgccTGTTGATGCTGTAAATCTGCTTCCTAACTCAGAGAAAGTTCAGGCAGAGATAGATAGCGTGATAGGACAGTTTCGTCAGCCTGTCCTGGCAGACAGACCCAACCTGCCCTACACTGATGCTGTCATCCATGAGATCCAGAGGATGGGAAATATTGTTCCCTTGGGATTCCCCAAAATGGCCAGTAAAGATGCTACACTGGGAGGATACTTCATACCTAAGGTAAAGAACTATAACCAGACTCAAACAGGCATGAATGGCCAGCTGCAAAACTGATCTCATCACTCTTTTCCCAGGGAACTGCTATTATTACAATGCTTGGATCTGTGCTGTTTGACAAGAATGAGTGGGAGACTCCAGATGTCTTCAATCCGGGACATTTCTTGGATTCAGAGGGCCAGTTTCGCAGAAGAGACGCCTTCCTGCCATTTTCAGCAGGTATTTTTTCTAAACTGCTCCACTTTCGCATTTAGCAGTTTAGATTACATGAGCTGCTACCAACATGCAGCACTTCAAGAAATACAACATAGGGATTTGACCTACAGCTGCTGTGTGCCCACAGGTAAACGTGTGTGTTTAGGGGAGCAACTGGCCAGAATGGAGCTGTTCCTTTTCTTTACATGCTTGCTCCAACGCTTCACCTTCTCTCCGGTTCCTGGAAAAATGCCCAGCTTGGAGGGCGTGCTGGGCTTCACACATTCCCCTGATGAATACATGGTGTTAGCTGTGCCGCGCTGATTTTCTTCACCTTTTCTCATACCAGTCAAAGACAAAGCATTAGCACAAAGCTTCAATTAAAGCTATTAATTAAAGCTTCCATTCAAATACACCTAACCTTTGTATCTAACACTGATATATTGAATGTATGAAAAATGCTGTCTCATTGTcataaaatgcataaatgttAATTACAGTTATCTTTGGAAATCTTATGCATCCTGACTGGAGTAAGATTAAAtgtatgaatacatttaaaattagcttatttgattttgttccaactaaatggaaaatgtattcagttgTATGTAAATGACCACGTGTCTTTATCTAAAGACATGTTAACATAGTAAGATTTTTCAACAGTAATCACTTTATCCTACAGTTCTATTAACTCAAATcacaatttattttctttaacagGGGAGTGCACAGAACTCTGAATAAAGtatgttttattctgtgcttATTCTgagttgtttgtttatgtaaacTGATTAATGACAATTTGAAGAAGTCAGGATTTTGTTGAAAATGCGAGAACATGGAGAACAAGTAGTGTCAAAAATGGGCAAATTGTTCATAGCCTGCATCTGAGCTCACAGGAGTTTTTTGTGCCCTGTGACCATGAGGTTGAATTCTTAACTGTCCACACCACATGCTTATACCATGTCACTTTTACCCCGACTGCACTTTGTATTGTTGCCTCAATTCTATTTACTCTCTAAAAAGCCAATTGAAGTCCAAGGTCCTCAAAGACTGTGATGGCTTTGAAAATACCATGTTATATTGCTGAACTGACATTTCCATTTCTGATTGCAATAATATTAGCGTACTCtgataaaatatgtatttaatcATGTAATAGGTTCTGTGATCTTCTCTCTTTTATCAGGGGTCGTTGTTTATCAAGGGAATAGCAGCTGTGTCTGCAGCTCGTTACATAAAAGTACGGTCACAAGCACCTTTGCCCAGACAAAGTGTTGTCACTGAATGTTTGGATCAGGGTTGAGTCAATGAAACCCTTAGGTGCTCCAAGTTCAGaccttcctcctgctgctggtttAACTCTCTAACAATGTGGCTTTATAATTTTTTACTTGGTTTTGACCTCAAGGAgctatttctgtttatttttatttttattctgattgctGACTTCATCAAAAACAGGAATCCGTCAAACTATCCTCCAGGACCATTTTCTCTCCCCCTTGTGGGGAATTTCTTCAGTGTGGACATTAAACATCCACACCTTTATTTTACCAAGGTAAAGTTCACAGGGCTTGAATCAAAGATTAAATGTGATTATCATTTCTAAAGACATTTATCAATTCATTTGAGATTTATTAAAATGGTTTGGTCAAATTGTAAATACAAATGGATTTTATAATTGGTActccatttatttctcatttgtgaattagtaaattttatttttgacctATTCACAAAGTTCATATGCTGCAATAATGAGTTGTGGCTTGTCACTGTGCATTGGAATATTGTCCTCAGCTGGCTGATGTCTATGGGGATGTGTTCAGCGTCCGCCTTGGCCGTGAAAAAGTGGTATTTGTATCTGGGTACAAGATGGTGAAGGAAGCCATTGTGACACAAGGCGAGAACTTTGTAGATCGTCCATACAGTGCGACCTCTGACAGATTTTACTCAGGAACCTCAGGTGTAcaaatctctctgtcttttgtttcatacTGTGCAGAAGGTAGCTCTACTTAATCATTAACCCTATTATCCATGCATGCTTGTGTCTAGATGGTCTGTTCATGAGTAATGGTAAAATATGGAAGCGGCAGCGACGGTTTGCCTTGTCCACCTTACGTAACTTTGGCCTGGGCAAAGGCATCATTGAGCAGAGTATCTGTGAGGAGATCCGGCACCTGCAAGAGGAGATACAGAAGGAGAAAGGTGGCACACAATGAgtacaaaataaactgaaaatgaccCACATAAGTTCTTCAGTAATGTCTAAATTGGAGGACTGTTTTCCTCCAGGTGAACCATTTAACCCAGCAGGCCTGTTCAACAATGCCGTGTCTAACATCATTTGCCAGCTAGTGATGGGGAAACGGTTTGACTACAGCAACCACAAATTCCAGATTATGCTGAAGTGTTTGTCTGAAATTCTATACTTGGAGGGATCAATATGGGGTCAGGTAAGTTAGTAATATCCATTTAGTTCAGTCATTCAGTGACAGCATTACCTGGATTGGAGTCAATCTTCTGTAACCAATTGAGAGGACAATGTTTGTGCTCATAATTAAAGATGAAAGAGGATGTAAATAAAAGTGTCTCTTATCTACTGTAATCTTTTGAGCAGCTCTATGAGTCATTCCCAAGAGTGATGAAATACTTGCCAGGTGCTCACAACAAAATGTTCGAAAACTTTGAAACTGTTCAAGACTTCATCAAGGAGGAGGTCAAGAGTCATAGGCAGGACCTGGACTACAACTGTCCCCGGGACTATATTGATGCTTTCATCATTGAAATGGAGAATGTATGTGAACAATTGCATTGTGTACATTGCACTGTGTTGCACTTCCTGTCAATAACCTGCCATTCACAGCCGAACTCTCTGCATTTCTGAGTAGCACAAAGAGTCTGATCTGGGCTTCACTGAGACCAATCTGGCTCTGTGCTCTCTGGATCTGTTCCTGGCTGGAACGGAGACAACCTCCACCACTTTACTGTGGGCTTTGGTTTTCCTCATCAAAAACCCTGAGATCCAGGGTAGGTGGCATGTCAGGTCCTGAGCTAACTTCGAAACATCAGTAACATCTGTGGGGTTGTACTTAAACAACACATAGAGCTGCTTAGAGCTAACCATAAATACCTGTAAAAAATTTCATGGCAGCTGATCCAATagttgttcagatatttcaggCTTGGTCAAAGTGGCGAAGAACACATATCTATAAGACTGATGTCTGGAAGGAAGTGAGTAAATCTTTCAgatgaatgtttttctctgtagCAATTTTCAGTCCAGAAACATAAAACTAATAGCAGGGGAAAAAGGTTTGATGCAGAAACCTGATCCCTCTAATCAAATTTATTTGCAAGTAAGTCTTGGAGCAAATGATTAATTGAAACTCCACATTTTCCCAAGTCCGTCTTAAAACAATATTCACATTCCTTCAATTTTCTTGTATGTCTAGACAAAGTCCAGGCAGAAATAGACAAAGTGATCGGACAGACCCGCCAGCCCTCTATGGCTGACAGACCCAATCTGCCCTACACTGATGCTGTCATCCACGAGATCCAGAGGATGGGGAACATCGTTCCTCTCAATGGGCT
Encoded here:
- the LOC124060081 gene encoding cytochrome P450 2J2-like, with protein sequence MIFQAFFEYMDFTSWLLFSFVLLILTDVVKNWRPSNFPPGPWAVPFLGNVFTGVDFKTMDKLAHEYGPVFSLRRGSDRMVFISGYKMVKEALVNQLDSFADRPVVPLFHAVFKGLGIALSNGYLWRKQRKFANTHLRYFGEGQTSLEKYIEVESNFLCEAFKDEQGRPFNPHYIITNGVSNVISSVLFAHRFEYSDQTFRKILELDNEAIVLAGSALTQLYDAFPGLMQYLPGPHQTVHANYEEIMTFLKKEVEKHQEEWNPDDPRDYIDVYLAEMEKKKEDPQAGFNIETLLVCTLDLIEAGTETTSTTLRWGLIFMLHYPEIQEKVQAEIDSVIGQFRQPVLADRPNLPYTDAVIHEIQRMGNIVPLGFPKMASKDATLGGYFIPKGTAIITMLGSVLFDKNEWETPDVFNPGHFLDSEGQFRRRDAFLPFSAGKRVCLGEQLARMELFLFFTCLLQRFTFSPVPGKMPSLEGVLGFTHSPDEYMVLAVPR